The Vibrio chagasii genome includes a region encoding these proteins:
- a CDS encoding flagella synthesis protein FlgN, whose product MAALADLVNFQLQNAKALSELLSSEKTAITSRQSTDIERIAKEKVVLVEQLRSTDQRIAAHSNISELTENPELAQLVSTIKSIVHDCHQANLVNGEALNRAHLSFKKLSNMMQQSHGKIGMTYNAGGQTHTISTLGTNVKA is encoded by the coding sequence ATGGCGGCACTAGCAGATTTAGTTAATTTCCAACTTCAAAATGCCAAAGCCTTATCTGAGCTACTAAGTTCAGAGAAAACCGCTATTACAAGCCGACAATCGACAGATATTGAGCGAATTGCCAAGGAAAAAGTGGTCCTTGTCGAACAGCTAAGATCAACCGATCAACGCATCGCTGCCCATAGCAATATCTCAGAACTGACCGAGAATCCTGAACTTGCTCAGTTAGTCTCAACCATCAAGTCTATTGTGCACGATTGTCATCAAGCGAACCTGGTGAATGGCGAGGCCCTAAATCGAGCACACCTCAGCTTCAAAAAACTCAGCAACATGATGCAACAAAGCCACGGCAAAATTGGTATGACTTACAACGCCGGCGGTCAAACGCACACTATTTCAACGTTGGGAACCAACGTAAAAGCTTAG
- a CDS encoding FlgO family outer membrane protein translates to MKKWLVVMSVMLLTSCAYSPIYNGKTEYAGSQFMLMDSPRHTMDFFVESMTEDLIVSNTSISARTPIAITSFVDLQHMDTTNWLGNSVSEGFIHQFQRRGFKVVDFKTTGSIQVTHQGDFAISRDWKDLAQEQDVQYVLTGTMLRQEGGVLVNARVVGMQTRIVVASAQGFLPADRIGRDLDTLNSIRTQDGVIIRSDPTISQPYTVILRP, encoded by the coding sequence ATGAAAAAATGGCTCGTAGTAATGAGTGTCATGTTGCTGACATCATGCGCTTATTCGCCGATCTATAACGGCAAGACTGAGTATGCCGGCAGTCAGTTCATGCTGATGGACAGCCCTCGTCACACCATGGATTTCTTCGTTGAAAGCATGACTGAAGACTTGATCGTGTCGAACACCAGTATCTCAGCAAGAACGCCTATTGCGATCACCTCGTTTGTTGACCTGCAACACATGGACACAACAAACTGGCTTGGTAATTCAGTATCTGAAGGTTTCATTCATCAGTTTCAGCGTCGTGGCTTCAAGGTGGTCGATTTTAAAACCACGGGTTCTATCCAAGTGACTCATCAAGGTGACTTTGCGATTAGCCGTGACTGGAAAGACTTAGCTCAAGAGCAAGACGTTCAATACGTACTAACGGGTACTATGCTGCGCCAAGAGGGCGGTGTGCTTGTTAATGCTCGAGTGGTGGGCATGCAAACTCGTATTGTCGTGGCTTCGGCACAAGGCTTTTTGCCTGCAGACCGTATTGGCCGTGACCTCGATACTCTGAACAGTATTCGAACTCAAGATGGCGTGATCATTCGTTCTGACCCAACGATCAGTCAGCCTTATACTGTTATTCTTCGCCCTTAG
- the flgA gene encoding flagellar basal body P-ring formation chaperone FlgA, giving the protein MTYYKANLPPLSIAMCRATFKTVAKFIGILSILFSFFVQAATPEQIEKIQSAAERHIIDTVEQPRGGELFVNSANVDSRIKATDCPVPLETSASTTTNTRSSITVLVQCVPDEWRVYVPVRLSMSVPLVTTTRALARGEIVGQYDLTTAMISLNKFRRQGFTAPEQVIGAKVKKNLRPGDVVERGDICVVCRNEKVIIQAVKGGMTITTKGTALTDGSMGDQVRVKNDKSQRIIEGIVTNMSEVTVYF; this is encoded by the coding sequence ATGACGTATTATAAAGCAAATTTGCCACCTCTTTCTATAGCAATGTGTAGAGCTACTTTTAAAACTGTCGCTAAGTTTATCGGCATTTTATCAATATTGTTTAGTTTTTTTGTGCAAGCTGCGACCCCAGAACAAATTGAGAAGATTCAGTCTGCGGCAGAGCGACACATTATTGATACCGTTGAGCAGCCACGAGGCGGCGAACTCTTTGTTAATTCAGCAAATGTTGACTCAAGAATCAAAGCAACAGACTGCCCGGTTCCTCTTGAGACAAGTGCCTCAACCACCACAAATACCCGCAGCAGTATTACGGTTTTAGTGCAATGTGTTCCTGATGAGTGGCGAGTTTATGTACCGGTACGTCTTTCGATGTCGGTGCCGCTTGTGACGACTACTCGAGCACTCGCGAGAGGCGAGATTGTCGGTCAATACGACTTGACAACCGCGATGATTTCTCTTAACAAATTCCGTCGCCAAGGCTTCACCGCTCCAGAGCAAGTTATCGGCGCCAAGGTAAAAAAGAACCTAAGGCCGGGTGACGTTGTCGAAAGGGGTGACATTTGTGTCGTATGTCGAAACGAGAAGGTTATCATACAGGCAGTAAAAGGTGGCATGACCATTACGACTAAAGGCACAGCGCTAACTGATGGCTCTATGGGTGATCAAGTAAGAGTGAAAAATGATAAATCACAGCGTATAATTGAAGGTATTGTTACCAACATGTCTGAAGTCACGGTTTACTTTTAA
- the flgM gene encoding flagellar biosynthesis anti-sigma factor FlgM, translating to MAGIDNIRSGQTLTTTNRSAVRSDSSSESSRSDVSTKSPASKDAVSLSQQGKAIGQLHQDMAANPSFDSAKVAAIKEAIANGSYTVDPEKLADNMMKFENELKGL from the coding sequence ATGGCAGGCATTGATAACATTCGTTCAGGGCAAACCCTAACGACCACTAACCGATCAGCAGTACGCTCTGATTCTAGTTCTGAGTCATCACGCTCTGATGTTTCAACTAAATCACCAGCGAGCAAAGATGCGGTTTCACTAAGCCAACAAGGCAAAGCGATCGGTCAACTCCACCAAGACATGGCAGCAAACCCAAGCTTTGACTCTGCAAAAGTTGCAGCAATCAAAGAAGCGATCGCGAACGGTTCATACACAGTTGACCCAGAAAAACTGGCCGACAATATGATGAAGTTCGAAAACGAATTAAAAGGTCTTTAA
- a CDS encoding flagellar assembly protein FlgT gives MKKIISYLFSIGSLIIISFSAHASWYEVTGTATIVSSEETARIHALEDAVYKAVQFSGADIGSIANLTPYLDGKKKEYQFTNHEVRYILVDKEKKRGGNLMITARVDIYPSANACHESQYKKTFLVGNIDVTSPQQAVMGRIYNIGDDFGHVVDRQLAKESRSFVSVGTTNYDIDKRKPEVIKMIAQDTGAQYIIGGDITDLTATIESKLLKDDIINRQFALEMQVFDGKTGHQIYTRSYREVAKWPFAKTSEVDTRSARFWASTYGSMMLRVSRNIMLDLESEVSCKITLPEVAAVFGNTVTIDLGRMHGVQQGDKLQLWHTGSFIDQRGLPRNKVSQSDITLTVSRVYENEAELTIDQPSLAGSIQIGDVMQKIM, from the coding sequence ATGAAAAAAATAATTTCTTACTTATTTTCAATAGGTTCACTGATAATCATAAGCTTCAGTGCTCATGCCTCATGGTATGAAGTTACCGGTACCGCAACCATCGTCTCGTCAGAAGAGACGGCAAGGATCCACGCTCTGGAAGACGCGGTCTATAAGGCCGTTCAGTTCTCGGGGGCTGACATTGGCAGTATTGCGAACCTGACGCCTTATCTCGATGGCAAGAAAAAGGAATACCAATTTACTAACCACGAAGTACGCTACATCTTGGTTGATAAAGAGAAGAAACGCGGTGGCAATTTAATGATCACCGCAAGAGTCGACATCTACCCTTCGGCAAATGCTTGCCATGAGAGCCAATACAAGAAAACCTTCTTGGTGGGGAATATCGATGTCACCTCTCCACAACAAGCCGTGATGGGAAGAATCTACAACATCGGTGATGATTTCGGCCATGTGGTTGATAGGCAGCTAGCAAAAGAGTCTCGCAGCTTTGTTTCTGTCGGTACCACCAATTACGACATCGACAAACGTAAACCTGAAGTGATCAAGATGATCGCTCAAGACACGGGCGCGCAATACATTATCGGTGGTGACATTACCGATTTAACGGCAACCATCGAATCCAAGCTATTAAAAGATGACATCATCAACCGTCAGTTTGCATTAGAGATGCAAGTATTTGATGGTAAGACAGGTCATCAAATCTACACCCGTAGCTATCGTGAAGTGGCAAAGTGGCCATTTGCTAAAACCAGTGAAGTTGACACTCGCAGTGCTCGTTTCTGGGCATCGACCTACGGCAGCATGATGCTTCGTGTTAGCCGTAACATCATGTTGGACTTAGAGTCTGAAGTCTCTTGTAAGATCACGCTTCCTGAAGTTGCAGCCGTCTTCGGTAATACAGTGACCATTGATTTGGGCCGAATGCATGGCGTACAACAGGGTGACAAACTGCAGCTATGGCACACAGGTTCGTTTATCGACCAACGAGGTTTACCTCGCAATAAAGTATCACAAAGCGATATCACACTGACCGTTTCTCGCGTCTACGAGAACGAAGCTGAACTGACGATTGATCAGCCAAGCCTGGCGGGAAGCATTCAAATTGGTGATGTGATGCAAAAAATCATGTAG
- a CDS encoding protein-glutamate O-methyltransferase has translation MTAITISDQEYRDFSRFLESQCGIVLGDSKQYLVRSRLSPLVAKFNLASLSDLLRDVVTGRNRELRVAAVDAMTTNETLWFRDTYPFAVLADKLLPEIAANKRPIKIWSAASSSGQEPYSMAMTVLETQARKPGMLPNVSITATDISASMLDMCRTGAYDNLALGRGLSPERRRTFFEDAGDGRMKVKDNVKRMVNFRPQNLMDSYALLGKFDIIFCRNVLIYFSPEMKSKVLNQMANSLNPGGYLLLGASESLTGLTDRFEMVRCNPGIIYKLK, from the coding sequence ATGACTGCTATAACAATAAGTGATCAAGAGTATCGCGATTTCAGCCGTTTCTTAGAATCTCAATGTGGCATTGTATTAGGTGACAGCAAACAGTACTTAGTGCGCAGCCGCCTAAGCCCATTAGTGGCAAAGTTTAATCTAGCTTCGCTGTCTGATTTATTGAGAGATGTAGTGACGGGCCGAAACCGTGAGTTGAGAGTGGCAGCAGTGGATGCTATGACGACGAACGAGACACTTTGGTTCCGAGATACTTACCCGTTTGCAGTGCTTGCGGATAAACTTCTACCGGAAATAGCGGCAAATAAACGTCCTATTAAGATTTGGTCTGCGGCAAGTTCTTCAGGCCAAGAACCATACTCAATGGCAATGACGGTGCTTGAGACTCAAGCTCGTAAGCCTGGTATGCTGCCAAATGTATCGATCACCGCAACGGATATCTCAGCAAGCATGTTGGATATGTGCCGCACTGGCGCGTATGACAACCTTGCTTTAGGTCGTGGTCTTTCTCCAGAGCGCCGTCGTACCTTCTTTGAAGATGCAGGCGATGGCCGCATGAAAGTGAAAGACAACGTGAAGCGCATGGTGAACTTTCGTCCACAGAACCTGATGGACAGTTACGCACTGCTGGGTAAGTTCGACATTATCTTCTGTCGTAACGTACTGATTTACTTCTCTCCAGAGATGAAATCTAAAGTGCTCAACCAAATGGCGAACAGCCTGAACCCAGGTGGTTACTTGCTTCTGGGGGCGTCTGAGTCGTTAACTGGTTTAACGGACCGCTTCGAAATGGTTCGTTGCAACCCAGGTATCATCTACAAATTGAAGTAA
- a CDS encoding chemotaxis protein CheV, with protein sequence MTGILDSVNQRTQLVGQNRLELLTFRLMGRQRYGINVFKVKEVLQCPKLTKMPNLNPLVKGVAHIRGQTISVIDLSLAIGGRPTTDVEKCFVVISEFNRTIQGFLVSSVERIINMHWESILPPPDGAGKANYLTAVTNIDNELVEILDVEKILAEISPVDETMDSKIAEEIAEVEQEKELVRRILIADDSTVARKQVQRAIESIGFEVIAVKDGKEAYEKLMQMSAEGSIYDQISLVISDIEMPEMDGYTLTAEIRRHAELKDLYVILHSSLSGVFNQAMVERVGANSFIAKFNPDELGAAVKAALTN encoded by the coding sequence ATGACGGGTATTCTTGATTCGGTGAATCAGCGTACGCAACTCGTCGGTCAAAACCGATTAGAATTACTAACCTTTCGCCTAATGGGGCGTCAGCGTTACGGCATTAATGTCTTTAAAGTAAAAGAAGTGCTTCAATGCCCTAAGCTGACGAAGATGCCAAACTTGAACCCACTGGTTAAAGGTGTCGCACACATTCGTGGCCAAACGATCTCTGTGATCGACCTGAGCTTAGCGATTGGTGGCCGTCCGACAACGGATGTTGAAAAGTGTTTTGTGGTTATCTCTGAGTTCAACCGAACCATTCAAGGTTTCTTGGTCAGTTCAGTAGAGCGCATTATCAATATGCACTGGGAATCGATTCTCCCGCCGCCAGATGGCGCTGGTAAAGCGAACTACCTGACAGCGGTAACCAACATCGACAATGAATTGGTCGAAATTCTTGATGTTGAAAAAATCCTAGCTGAAATTTCGCCTGTTGATGAAACTATGGACAGCAAGATTGCCGAAGAAATCGCAGAAGTAGAACAAGAAAAAGAACTCGTTCGCCGCATCTTGATTGCTGATGATTCAACCGTTGCACGTAAACAGGTTCAACGAGCTATTGAGTCGATCGGCTTTGAAGTGATTGCTGTGAAAGATGGTAAAGAAGCCTACGAAAAACTGATGCAGATGTCAGCAGAGGGCAGCATTTACGATCAGATCTCATTGGTGATCTCGGATATTGAAATGCCAGAGATGGATGGCTATACGCTGACTGCTGAGATTCGCCGTCACGCTGAGCTAAAAGATTTATACGTAATTTTACACTCATCATTGAGTGGTGTATTTAACCAAGCCATGGTTGAGCGTGTGGGAGCGAACTCCTTCATTGCTAAATTCAACCCTGATGAGCTTGGTGCAGCCGTTAAAGCTGCTTTAACTAACTAA
- a CDS encoding IS4 family transposase, which produces MTYIEPTLWAQKQFGQAHLNDPRRTQRLVALAASLAEQPGVPVSKLIISPAEMEGAYRFIRNEQIKAEDIAEAGFYVTAQEALEQQTLLALEDTTSLSYSHRSIRDELGHSNQGNRHRAMFVHSTLLFAPDTQSVIGLIEQQRWTRDIEKRGQRHQHATRPYKEKESYKWEQASRHVAERLGDKISDVISVCDREADLFEYLTYKREQQQRFLVRSMQSRCIEEHDNRLYSYASTLLSAGEKVLEIPQKGGRKARKAHLDIKYAPVTLKSPANKKEFDNIPLYYVGCIEQGESGNKLAWHLLTSEPITSKEEALKIVSYYERRWLIEDFHKVWKSEGTEVEQLRMQSKDNLERLSVVLAFIATRLLQLRFMNESDELSKSSCEQILKGKAWKLMWLKLESKKLPKEAPNISWAYNGIARLGGWKNTKRTGRASIKTLWQGWLRLQTILEGYELAKSLD; this is translated from the coding sequence ATGACCTATATAGAGCCAACCCTTTGGGCACAAAAACAGTTCGGTCAAGCCCACCTTAATGACCCTAGACGCACTCAAAGACTCGTTGCTCTCGCAGCCTCACTGGCCGAGCAGCCTGGCGTACCCGTCTCGAAACTCATTATATCCCCTGCTGAAATGGAAGGGGCTTATCGCTTCATCCGTAATGAGCAAATCAAAGCAGAAGATATCGCAGAAGCGGGTTTTTATGTCACCGCACAAGAAGCATTAGAGCAACAAACACTTCTTGCCTTAGAAGACACCACTTCTCTCAGTTACTCCCATCGCAGCATTCGAGATGAACTCGGGCACTCTAATCAAGGCAATCGACATCGCGCCATGTTTGTACACTCAACCTTACTTTTTGCTCCCGACACTCAATCTGTTATTGGTTTAATTGAACAACAGCGCTGGACTCGTGATATAGAAAAGCGAGGTCAAAGGCACCAGCATGCGACTCGACCATACAAAGAGAAAGAAAGTTATAAGTGGGAACAAGCCTCTCGCCATGTCGCTGAGCGACTTGGCGATAAAATTTCGGATGTCATTTCTGTGTGCGATAGAGAAGCCGACCTATTTGAATACCTCACTTACAAGCGAGAGCAACAACAAAGGTTCCTCGTTCGCTCAATGCAAAGCCGCTGTATTGAAGAGCACGATAATCGTCTTTATAGCTATGCTTCTACCCTGTTATCAGCCGGAGAGAAAGTGCTCGAAATACCGCAAAAAGGCGGTCGTAAAGCTCGCAAGGCTCATTTAGATATCAAATATGCCCCCGTGACACTCAAGTCTCCTGCTAACAAGAAAGAGTTCGATAACATTCCGCTTTACTACGTGGGATGTATAGAACAAGGAGAGAGTGGTAATAAGCTCGCATGGCACTTACTGACTTCAGAGCCGATAACGAGCAAGGAAGAGGCACTCAAAATCGTCAGTTATTATGAGCGGCGCTGGCTGATAGAAGATTTTCATAAAGTCTGGAAAAGTGAAGGGACTGAAGTTGAGCAACTGAGAATGCAAAGTAAGGATAACTTAGAAAGGCTCAGCGTCGTTTTGGCTTTTATCGCGACTCGGTTACTCCAGTTGAGGTTTATGAATGAATCAGACGAGTTATCTAAGAGCAGTTGTGAGCAGATATTAAAAGGCAAAGCGTGGAAGTTAATGTGGCTCAAGTTGGAGAGCAAAAAACTACCGAAAGAAGCGCCTAATATATCATGGGCTTACAACGGTATTGCTCGGTTAGGTGGTTGGAAGAATACCAAGCGAACAGGTCGCGCTTCTATAAAGACGTTATGGCAAGGATGGCTTAGGTTACAAACCATCCTTGAAGGGTATGAACTCGCCAAGTCTCTTGATTAA
- the flgP gene encoding flagellar assembly lipoprotein FlgP, which produces MKKLIFVVVALLLVGCQPLQSMRPDDFLVAVGYASISEQKGRNDEEKRIRAMRASKIDAYRELAEQVYGMRVSGRAELEDQRLGTERTSGAVDGVIRGAEVVRSYPVGDSYVTELQLDIRKMDQLRNYGEVQAVPEKRQQTLF; this is translated from the coding sequence ATGAAGAAGTTAATATTTGTGGTTGTTGCTTTACTGCTTGTTGGCTGTCAGCCTTTGCAGAGCATGAGACCAGACGATTTCTTGGTTGCTGTTGGTTACGCGAGTATCAGTGAGCAAAAAGGTCGCAACGACGAAGAGAAGCGCATCCGTGCGATGAGAGCCTCTAAGATCGATGCCTATCGTGAACTTGCGGAACAAGTTTATGGTATGCGAGTCAGCGGCCGTGCTGAACTTGAAGACCAACGCCTTGGTACAGAGCGCACATCAGGTGCGGTTGATGGGGTTATCCGCGGTGCAGAAGTCGTGCGCAGTTACCCAGTTGGCGATAGCTATGTGACTGAGCTTCAGTTGGATATCCGCAAGATGGATCAATTACGTAACTACGGCGAAGTTCAGGCTGTACCTGAGAAGAGACAACAAACGCTGTTCTAG